The DNA sequence GCGGTAGATTGTCACTATAAGGCGACATCAACATTTGCAGATGTTATCGCTATTGATATTAGTGTCCGTACACTTAAGGGAGCCAAACTGGGATTTGACTATGTGATGACGAATCAAGACGGGCAGCTGGTTTGTCAGGCACATTCGGAGCATAGCTTTTTAGATCAGGCTGGGCGGTTTGTTGCTCTCAAGAGGGTTTATCCTGACTTCTATACCAAGGTCCAAGACATGATAAACCAAGATTAACGAGCACTGGTCACGGAAAAATCAGTCCTCATGACAAATTAGAAAGAAATAAAGATGATCAAACTTATTGCTATTGATATGGATGGCACTCTTTTGGACAATCAAAAGCAACTGCCTCAGGAAAACATTGAGGCACTCCAGAAAGCTAGTCAAGCCGGTTATGATGTTGTCCTTTGTACAGGCCGCTGCCAGTCTGGTGTTGAACCCTATGCGAGGGAGTTGGGCTTAGGAGAAGACAAAGAATTTGCGATTTTAAACAATGGCTGCTCAACCTTTGCGCTCAAGGATTGGGCCTTGGTTGATTATGTGACCCTGAGTGATCAAGAGGTCAAAGAGCTATTAGATAGGGTCGCCGATTATGATAACATCTATTTAACCTTGACGGAACAGGAACGCTTTTTGGTCTTTGCGGATCAGGTACCTGAGATTGTCGCCTATGATGCCAGTTTAATTTTTACTCAGGCTCAGACTATCTCTTGGGCAGATTTCCAAGCAGGGCATGGCCGTATTTTCCAAGCGATGATTATGGGAGATTGTGATGCTTTAGACCGTTTTCATGACGAAAATCGCTCCTATTTTGATCAGCATTTTTCTCATGTTCGCAGTCAGCACTACATTGTTGAAGCACTCCCTAAAGGGACAAGCAAGGCTTCTGGTCTCAAGGCATTGGCCCAGCAACTGGGAATCGATCGCTCCGAAATAATGGCTCTGGGCGATGCGGCCAACGACTTAGAGATGCTGAAATTTGCCGGCCACAGTGTGGCTATGGGCAACGCGGCAGACAGCGTAAAAGCAGTTTGTCATCACCAGACAGCCAGCAATGATCAAGCTGGCGTAGCTAAAGCTATCTATGAGTATGTGTTAGACTAATATACAAAGGAGTTTTTGACGTAACGAAAGTTTCTACCATGAAGAGCTAAGGTAGAGCCTCTAAGGACTTATGAAAAACTATTTTTGCGACAGTTATTCTCCGAATTCAATTAAACAAGATATGAAGCCTTGAATGTAGTAGTTATTTTTAAGGCTTTTTTATTTTAAATCAAGAAATTAAATTGCAATATTTTTGTAATCTATTGACAAATTATATATATATAATATTTCTATCAATTAGATGGGAGTTCTAAGATATGAAGAAATTAAAAGGCTGTTTAAGTGTCATTGTATTGCTAATGATAATCGGTGCAATTGGTAGTGCGTTTGGAAAAGATAGTAGAAGTAGTGCAAACACTAGCAGTAATTCTAGGGTACAAAAAGAAGTTACTGATACAATTAAATCTACTAAAAAGAAAGCCGGTCAGAAAAAGACTCACAAGACATACGGAATTGGTGATGTTGTTAAAGTTGGCAATGTAGAATATACAGTCAATTCGGTATCGCAAGCAACTAGCGTAGGTTCTGAATATTTTGGAGAGACTGCTCAAGGTGTTTATCTATTGGTAAATATTACTGTTAAAAATAATGGTAAAGAATCTTTAAGTGTTTCAGATGATTTCTTTAAAATATATAAAGGAGACACTGAATATAAATCTGATTCTGAAGCTTCTTTGTATGCTAATGATAATACTGGATTTTTCTTAGAAGAAATTAATCCAGGAAATTCTGTAACAAGCACAGTAGCCATTGATGTCCCCCAAAATATTGCAAATGCTAAGGGTCTCCAATTACAAGTTCAAACAGGTGTGTGGGGAACTGAAAAAGCAAGAATTAATATCCAGTAATTCTATCTATGAGTATGTATTAGATTAAAAGGTTTGGTTGTGTTCCAAGCCTTTTAATATTAGACTTGTTCGATAACCAAAACTGATATGCTAAACTCATGAAAACCGTATACGAAGGCCCTAAAACTTTACTCAGAACATTAAAAATGATTAAGCTGAGTTGATTTGTGGCATTAGCAATTATGAAATGCCTTAGTTTTCGATCAAATCTATTATTTGAATAGCAATGTCAATGTTAGGTTGTTGATTGGACACGCCTATGCTTTTAGTGCTTTTGAATATTAAAAAGAGAGAAGATGAATTTCGTCTCCTCTCGTGCTTTATTTATCAATTCCACACTGCAATTGGCAAAAAGTCGAAAATTTTGAAATAAACGGTTCAGTCATTTCAGTCGGATAGTTGTTATCTATTTTTGATATTGCCTTCGTCAGCTCTTTTATCTGAATAAATCCATACATACCTAATCTCGCAACTGATTAAGTATTTTTCAGATTTGTTCATAACTCATTCGCCTAGGACCAAAACAGTTCATAGAGAGCCAACAAGACTGTTATCAACAAGACAGATGTGGAAGATAAGGCTTTTAATTTCTTGTTTTTAGAAAACTTGATAAAAATGGTATCTAGAACAACCAAAATTATCCAAAGGATAAAAATAATCACATATTTCATAACACTAATTAGTAAAACAATCTCCTGCTCTATAACTTAAAACTGAGAGCCATATTACCTTCAAACGATCCAGCTCCTGAAGGCCCTGAATCATTATCAAAAGATCCCCGACACCAAGATGGAGGAGGACTGTTTAGAAAGCAGAATAAAAATTTATTTAACTTCGTTATTCTTTGGCTTTTTAACAAAAAATCGCAAATGGTTCCTGAAAAATTAATTTCTATTTCTTAAGCAAATGAACTTTTTTGGGATTTTCTGAAAGTATCAATAGTTACGAGAAGCAAACCTAACAGCATCCTTTTTATTTATCTCTTCTTTTCCAATTCCTAAAAAAGGATATTGCATAAGAAAAAAGTACAATTATAGATATAGCAATCCATGTTATTAAGGCAAATAGATAAACCGAATCATGAGTCAACTGATAGATAATGAATATTGATAGACTCATAACTAGACTTAATAAAAAAATCTTCCATGTCTTCACCCTACTATTATTTTTCATCCCCGCGTACCTTCTTTTAAACTATTAAAAAGGAAATATCACACTTGTGACAATGGCCTGTGCAACCGTGCTCTTTATTTCTATCAAGAAAAAAGTATCACAGAAAGGTAGATTCGTATTTATACTCTTTTATACGTTTCAAAGTTCCACTCGCCATCAACAATTAAATCCTTTAATAAACGAACTTTTCATATAGATACATCATGGTATCACAAATTGTTTTATGGAGCATGATAACAGTTCCAATACCAGCTATAGCTGCAGCTGGTGGACATTCAAGTGTAGCAACTGTACCAACACCACCAGCAATTGTACCAACTACATCAGCTTTAAGAGTATCTGTGGTCACTTCCCCACCAGAAATAGTGGCAAGCTCCTCCCCCTCAACGGTTTTAAAATCAGTATATACGTTACTATCTAATAAAATAGAATTCATTTTTTCCCCTTTAAACTTATGATAATTTATTAAATTTTTGAAATTTTAATTTAAATAATCACTATTAAATTATTGTTTATGCAAATTGATTAATTATCCTAGATTAAATATATCCTAACTCTGAATATTCAAAATAAGTACACACGGCACCACCACCCAATGCTGGAATAGATACAAGTGGACAAGCAGCAGATGCATATGCAGTAGAGTATAAGGCACAGGCTGCAGCTGCATACCCCTCAGCATTACTCAATTTATCATAATCGCTTCGAACACTTCCCCCATCAACTTCAGCAAGTTGACTAATATCCGCCACTTCAAAATTATCAAAGGCCATTGAGTCTAACGTTAATGTGTTCATAAAAATTCTTCTTCTTTAAAAATTACGTGGTTATTTTAACGCTTAAAATTTACTTATGCAAGGGAAATCAGGAGGGTTTTTGTAATATTTAACATAAATAGTAATAAATAGAAAAATAAAAACATTTTTTCTGATAATTATCATAAAAATAAAATCAGTGGTTTGAGCAGTGACTTGGCTCAGACTGGTTAATTTGCAGATATCAAGAATTGGCTCCATAATTTCTGTAATCAGTAATCCTACTATGAAAATGATGGAGGTTTTGAGTCCTTATACTTCATGGCCCTGTCCATCTTTGATTTTCCTTAGATATTAGAATTGGGAGTACAGTTTATAAGATAACTGGTATATACCATTTACAAACTATCATAAAAGCACTATAATAAAAGAAAGAAAAACTCGTTGGAAGAGAGGAATAACAATAATGGCAACCTACCTTAAGGCAGATCGTTTTTATTATGCTCATGAAACTAAGCCAGCTGGCTATCTTGAGTTGGTTGATGGGCGCTTTGGTCAGTGGACAGAGAGTATGCCAAGTGCTGCTCAAGTTTTAGATTATACAGGGTATCAGATTGCGCCAGGCTTGGTTGATACCCATATCCATGGTTATGCCGGTCATGATGTCATGGATAATTCTGCGGATGGTCTTCGCAGTATCAGTCAGCACTTGCCAGAAGCTGGGGTGACTTCTTTTTTACCGACGACCTTGACAGCTAGCAGTCAGCAGCTGGAAGATATCTGCGCGACTATCGCTGATGTATCGGGGTCTGAGACAGGTGCCAAGATTCAAGGGATCTACTTTGAGGGCCCCTATTTCACAGAGAAATATAAGGGAGCGCAAAATCCTTCCTATATGCGCAATCCTAGTTTTGAGGAGCTGGAGCGCTGGCAAAAGGCAGCTAAGGGACTCCTGCGTAAAATCGGTTTAGCGCCTGAACGTGAAGGAACGGTTGACTTTATCCGCAAAGCTACAGCTTCGGGAGTCATTGTTGCTTTGGGGCACTCTGATGCGACTTATCAGGATGCCAAACGGGCCGTCCAAGCAGGTGCTAGTGTCTGGGTGCACGCCTACAATGGTATGAGTGGGCTTAACCATCGCGAGCCTGGCATGGTGGGTGCTGTTTATAATCTTGACAATACCTATGCTGAGTTGATTTGTGATGGTTATCATGTATCGCCAGTGGCTTGTCAAATCCTCCTCAAGCAAAAGGGAACAGGGCATGTGGCCATGATTACCGATTGCATGTCAGCTGGAGGTCAGCCAGACGGTGATTATATGCTAGGTGAGCTGCCTGTGATTGTTAAGGATAATACTGCCCGTCTCAAGGATGGGGGTAACTTAGCTGGTTCTATCCTCAAACTTAAAGACGGACTCAAGAATGTAGTAGATTGGGGCATTGCCACTCCTGAAGAAGCGGTTCATATGGCAACCTACGTTCCAGCTAAGTCCGTTGGTCTGGAAGAACAATGCGGCCAGATTAAGGCTAACCTCTCAGCCGACTTTATCGTTCTCAAAGATGATATGAGTCTAGTAGCGACTTATATCAATGGTGAAAAGGTTTGGGGCGAATAGGTGGACCGACTATCTTTTAATTTTTAGCACTTGCTCTATAATGCTGGCAGCAGATTTTTGCGCCGGCTTTTTTCTTTTGTTAAAATATGTAGCAAGAAAGCGTTTTAGGTTAGAGCGGTAGCAGTGGGGGCTGTGTTTGAGCTGGGCCAACGTACTCATTTTTCAGTTTAATACATCTTAGCGGTGTTCATCTGCTCTTTTGGTCGCTAATCACTTGTTTAGAGTGGTAGATAGAGGAGGAAATCTATTATGGAATTTATGAAAACACGTGCAGCCGTGGCTTGGGCGCCTAATGAGCCCTTAAAGATAGAAGAGGTCGATCTCATGATGCCCAAGGCGCATGAAGTCTTGGTCCGTATAACGGCTACAGGAGTCTGTCATACGGATGCTTACACACTTTCAGGTCAGGATAGCGAAGGGGTTTTCCCCTGTATTTTAGGGCATGAGGGTGCAGGTATCGTTGAGGCTGTCGGTGAAGGGGTCGCTGAGTTTCAGGTTGGTGACCACGTTATTCCGCTTTATACTGCTGAGTGCGGTAAGTGTGAGTTCTGCCTGTCAGGTAAGACCAACTTGTGTTCATCTGTCCGTGAGACACAAGGCCGTGGACTTATGCCAGATGAGACTGTTCGTTTCTATAAAGACGGTCAGCCTATCTACCACTACATGGGAACATCAACCTTTTCGGAACACACAGTTGTTGCGGATGTATCCTTGGTTAAGGTCCGTGACGATGCCCCTCTTGAGGAAGTCTGCCTGCTTGGTTGCGGCGTGACGACTGGTATGGGGGCTGTGCTCAATACAGCCAAGGTCGAAGAAGATTCAACGGTTTCTATCTTTGGTCTGGGGGGTATCGGACTTGCCGCGATTATCGGAGCTCGTATGGCCAAGGCTGGTCGTATTATTGCGATTGATACCAATCCTGATAAGTTTGAAAAAGCTAAGGAGCTTGGAGCTACTGACTTTGTCAATCCTAATGACTATGATTGTCCAATCCAAGAGGTTATCATCGAGATGACCAACGGTGGGGTGGACTATTCCTTTGAATGTATCGGAAATGTCGAGGTCATGCGTTCTGCCCTTGAGGCCTGCCACAAAGGTTGGGGAGAAAGTATCATCATCGGGGTTGCCCCAGCGGGTGCTGAGATTCATACGCGCCCATTCCAGTTGGTGACAGGCCGTGTTTGGCGTGGGTCAGCCTTTGGCGGTGTCAAAGGGAAATCAGATCTTCCGGGTATCGTTGACCAGTACATGGATGGTGAATTCGCCCTTGATGATTTCATCACTCATACTATGCCGCTTGAAGACATCAACAAGGCCTTCGACCTTATGCATGAGGGCAAATCAATACGAACAGTCATCCATTATTAAACTAAGATACAAAGGGCGTTCGCGGATAAAGCAAAATAGGGGGGTGACGCAGACGCTTGCGTCTAAGGAAGAAGCCATTCTTTTTTGCACAATCCGCAGCCCGTGTTCAGTTAATCAAGATACGGCAAAGGCTTGTTATCTACGTGCTTCGCCTTTGATAACAAACGCCAATCACTATTGTGACTTGTCTGCCTTTCTTAGTAACTTCCGTTTAGTTAGTAAGATCGACTAACCAAACGAAGTATCGCTAAGTGACTCTAATGATCCGGTGGATGATTGGAGGTTGGAAAGAAAATTTGTTTAGTCAATGTCGAAAAGCACAGACTACAGTGCATAAGCTACAGAGCTCTCGCACTTTAATCATCAAACCCTTTACTTAAACCTATGAAAAATCTAGAATTAATTTCAAGCAACCGTTCATTTGGCGGTCAACACCAACGCTATACTCACTTTTCAACCAGCACTCAGACTCAGATGACTTTTGCCATCTACCTGCCGCCTCAGGTAGAAAGAGGCAAGAAAGTGCCGGTAGTGTATTTTCTGTCAGGCTTGACCTGCACTGATGAAAATTTCTCAACCAAGGCTGGCGCCCAGCAATGGGCGGCTAAGTATGGTCTAGCGCTCGTTATGCCAGATACTTCACCGCGCGGTGAAGATGTAGCAGATGCAGATAGTTATGATCTGGGGCAAGGAGCAGGCTTTTATGTCAATGCCACTCAGGAACCTTGGGCTAAGCATTACCAGATGTATGATTACGTAGCTAAGGAATTGCCTGAGCTGATTGAGGCAAATTTCCCAGTTACTGATCAGCGTTCGATTTTTGGGCACAGTATGGGTGGTCATGGCGCCCTCCAGATTGGTCTTAAAAATCCTGAGCACTATGCGGCTATCTCGGCCTTGGCACCAATCGTTAATCCTATGGAGGTCTCTTGGGGGCAGAAGGCTTTCACCGCCTATCTGGGTGAAGACAAAGAAGCTTGGGAAGTCTATGACAGCACCCGGCTGCTGGCTCAGGTGGATTCTGATAAGTGCTTGCCGATTTTAATTGATCAGGGACTGGCGGATGGCTTTTATCCTGAGCAGCTCCAGCCCGAGCGCTTTGAAGCGGTGGCTAAGGAGCGTCAGCTTCCTGTCACTCTCAATCTGCATGAAGGCTATGATCACAGTTATTATTTCATTGCTAGTTTTGTCCAAGAACATCTAGCTTTTCATGCCGAACATTTGGGGTTAGGGGAAGACTAGCTTTTAAGTCATGAGAGATTTTAGAACAATCGGGTGGTAATTTTTAGAGAGCAGTTTGAGCTGCTCTCTTTGTGTTGCTGTTTAATACTTCTACCTTGTAAGAGCATAACATGAAATACTTAGTTACCAAAAAGTGCCTACTTTACAGTGTAGGCACTTTGTTTTATGATGACATTAGGAAGTGGATAATTCTGCCTTTAAGCGGCTATAATTTTCTCCCCAATCAGCTAAGGAGATTAAGAGTGGATAGAGATCTTCACCAATGTCTGTCAACGTATACTCTACCTTGGGTGGTACTTGATGATGGTCTCTTCTGGAAATGAGACCATTTCTTTCCAGTTCTCGTAGACTTTCTGTAAGTACTTTTTGGCTAACGTTATCCAATTCTTGCTTAATTTGTCCGTATCTTTGTGTTCCCTTGTTATGTAGAAGATAGATAATAAGGATCTTCCATTTGCTGGAAATTAAGCTTAACGTTGTTTTGACAGGGCAAGTATCCGGTGTCATTTGATAGACTTCCTTTCTATGTTTTACACTATTTTAGCATGGATAAAAGCTACAAGTAAATTATAAGGAGGAATTAGTATGAATATTGCAATTTTAGCGGCTAATGGGAAATTGGGGCATCTACTTGTCCAGGAAAGCCTAGCGAAAGGATTAAGGGTAACGGCTGTTGCGAGGAAATCTAATCAGACATCTAGCCAGTACTTTCTTAAAAAGGATATCTTGGAATTGAAAAAAGAAGATCTAGCACCGTTTGACGTCATTATCAGCGCATTTGGAGTTAGCCAGTTATCTGATTTGCCTTTATTTTCTGTTACTACTCAGCATTTGCTGGATCTATTGGAAGGAAGTCGCAAACGCTTGATTGTGGCAGGCGGTGCAGGGAGTCTTTATATTGATGAAGGACTGCGTTGGGTAGATGCTACAGATTTTCCAGCTGAACTCAAGCCACTTGCTCAAGCAGAAGATGATGCTTTCGCCCTTTTAAGGAAAAATCAAACAGTGAGATGGCTTTATGTTTCGCCACCTGCCGAGCTAAGATTCGGTCAGCCCAAGGTGGGTAAAACGGTATTATCGGACGATCATTTGAGGGACAATGCTAGTGGCAAAAGTACTTTAACTTATGCGGACTATGCAGAAGCCTTGATAACAGAAGCGCTTTCTTCTAAGCCTCATGTGCGGGAACATATTTCTTTTTTGGAATCTTAGGGAATGAAAAGAGAATGAGATTGGAAATAGGATGAACAGCGTTCATGGGATTAGATAACCTCCAACAGTTTCATAAACTGTTGAAGCTATCCCTTGCATGGCAGCTAAACAGTCTAGTGGATTGTTTAAGGGGGCGCCTGAAAGTGGGCGCCCCAAGATAAGGACCGCCAGTCTAGTAAAACTAGGGCAAGATGAAAGAGGCAGAGATTTTTTGTACTGACCTCTTTTTCTTGACATATATTATAAGTTAGCTTATAATATAAACACTTATTAACAAGGAGGAGTTTCTATGAAATTTTCTTTTGAGTTGGCTGTCAATGCTAAAAAAGAGGAAGTTTGGGTCTACTATTCTCAAATTGATCAGTGGTTTGTCTGGGAGAGTGATTTGGAACAGATTGCTTTGGACGGTGATTTCACTACAGGACAAAAGGGGCAAATGAAGCTGGAGGGCATGCCTGAACTGGCCTTCACTTTAGCTGAAGTGCGTGAAAATCAGTGTTTTTCTGATGTAACAGCAACGCCTTTTGGCAATGTTCTCTTTAAGCATGAGATATTTGAAGATCCTGCCGGTGGCATCAGCCTGAGACATTCTGTTTCTTTGACAGACGGTGAGATGACAGAGGACGCTTTGGCCTTTTTGAAACAGGTTTTTGACGATGTGCCAGAAAGTGTTGGAAAACTAAAACAAATTTTGGAGGCGGCATGACAAAAGCTTTTCATTCCCAATATGCGGATAACCATCAGGAATCGACAGGCCTTTTATTTGCCCGGGTCTATAATGCTTGGCATGACCGAGTAAAAAAAGCTCTGCAAGATGTTGATCTGACGCATCCTCAGTTTATTATTCTGACGAGTTTAGGAGCTTTGGAAGAGAAACAAGATTGGATTACTCAGGTTACTTTAGCTGCTTTTTCGGATATGGATGTGATGACGGTCTCACAGGTTCTTAAGCTCTTGCTGAAAAAAGGCTTGGTGGAGCGGCGGGAACATCCGCAGGACAGTCGGGCAAAAGTTGTCTTTCTGACAGATGCAGGCAGGGAGCGCATGAATCAGGCTTTGCCTCTCGTTGAGGAGATTGATCAGGATTACTTTGGCCAGCTGGACAATCAACTAGCAGTTTTCAATCAGCTTTTAATAAAATTGGAGGAAAGAGATGGTTAAATTTTGGGTCGGAGTGGTTTCGGAAAATCATGTCAAACGCGGTGTTGACGGCGGTTTTTGCCAGATCTGTCATGGCAAAGGTGGTCCCTTAAAACGCATGAGTCAAGGAGACTATCTGCTCTACTACAGTCCAAAAGTTACTCTTGACTCTGATCAAAAGCTGCAGGCTTTTACAGCTGTGGGTAAAATGAAGGATGACAAGGTCTACCAATTTGAGATGGCACCGGACTTTGTCCCTTTCAGGCGAGATGTTGAGTATTACAAGTCTGTTCGTCCCTGCCCGATTGAAGTGGCAAGGCAGCACCCAGACTGGAAAACCTATGCCAACCAGTTGCGCTACGGGCATTTTGAAGTCAGTCGAGATTTCTTTATGCATGTTTTTGAGTATATGAAAACGAGGTAGGCCTAGACAATCCCTATCTTTTCTGCTACAATGTATCCCAAGAAAGAATGTTATTTCAATCCTTTATCTTAGCGAGTTCGGAATGGTGGAAGCCGAATAGAAAGAAGGAATAACTGGCGCTTTCTCTTAGTTGAGTAACTAAGTTTAATCGTAATAAAATGAAGTAATAAATTAGGGTGGAACCGCGTTTAATACGCCCCTATGTCAGCTGGCATAGGAGTGGAAAGACGTGGTTCTTTTTCTATCCTAGCTTTGCCATTTAAGAGAGGAAAAAGGAAGACAGCAATGTCAAAAAAACTAACCTTCCGCTTCGTCAAAAGTGCTAGTGCTCCTAAAGGAGCAAGCACCTAAAGGCAATCCCTATGAGGATTGCCTAGACGCTGCACTAGATTTTCAAGTAAAAATATGGTTTGCTTGAAAAATCGTCGCAAAACATACTTATTAAAAAAGGGAGAACCAATGAGTAAAAAACTAACTTTTCAAGAAATTATCTTGACTTTACAACAATACTGGAATGATCAGGGTTGTATGCTGATGCAGGCTTATGACAATGAAAAGGGTGCGGGGACAATGAGCCCCTACACCTTCCTGCGGGCTATCGGACCTGAACCTTGGAATGCGGCTTATGTGGAGCCATCACGTCGTCCGGCTGATGGGCGCTATGGGGAAAATCCTAATCGCCTTTACCAGCACCACCAATTCCAAGTGGTTATGAAACCATCGCCAAGCAATATTCAAGAGCTTTACCTTGAGTCCTTGGAAAAATTGGGCATCAATCCCTTGGAACATGATATTCGTTTCGTTGAAGACAACTGGGAAAACCCGTCAACGGGTTCAGCGGGTCTTGGCTGGGAAGTCTGGCTGGACGGTATGGAAATTACTCAGTTTACTTATTTCCAACAGGTCGGTGGTTTGGCGACAGGTCCCGTAACCGCAGAAGTTACATACGGTTTGGAACGCTTGGCCTCTTACATTCAAGAAGTGGATTCGGTTTATGATATCGAATGGGCGCCGGGTGTTAAATACGGTGAAATTTTCTTGCAGCCAGAATACGAGCATTCAAAATACAGCTTTGAAATCTCAGACCAAGATATGCTCCTTGAAAACTTTGACAAGTTTGAAAAAGAGGCCGGTCGAGCTTTGGAACAAGGTCTGGTTCACCCAGCCTACGACTATGTTCTCAAGTGTTCACATACCTTCAACTTGCTTGATGCGCGTGGTGCCGTTTCTGTAACGGAACGTGCGGGTTATATCGCCCGCATTCGTAATTTAGCTCGGATCGTTGCTAAGACCTTTGTGGCTGAACGCAAGAAATTAGGTTATCCATTGTTGGATGAAGCTACACGTGAAAAACTTTTGGCACAGGAGGAAGACTAAGATGACTAAGAATTTACTGGTAGAATTGGGCTTAGAAGAACTTCCAGCCTATGTCGTAACCCCAAGTGAAAAACAATTGGGTAAAAAAATGGCAGACTTTTTGGCAGATAATCGCCTGTCATACGAGGGTATCCAGACTTTTTCAACACCGCGTCGCTTGGCAGTTCGTGTGATTGGCTTGGCTGATGCCCAAACGGATTTGAAAGAAGATTTCAAAGGTCCTGCTAAGAAAATCGCTCTAGACAGTGATGGTAACTTTACCAAGGCTGCTCAGGGATTTGTGCGTGGTAAAGGTTTAACCACTGATGATATCCGCTTTGAGGAAGTCAAGGGCGTTGAGTATGTTTATGTGACTAAAAACGAAGCAGGTAAACCTGCTGAAGATGTTTTGGCAGGCATCCCTGAGGTGCTTAACAGTCTTACCTTCCCTGTCAGTATGCACTGGGCTAAGAACACCTTTGAGTACATCCGTCCTGTTCACACCTTGACCGTACTTTTGGGTGACAAGGCGCTTGATATGGATTTTCTCGATATCAGCTCTGGTCGTATCAGTCGTGGTCACCGTTTCTTGGGCAAAGAAACTGAGATTGCAACGGCGGACTCTTATGAGGAAGATCTTCGCAAACAGTTTGTCATTGCAGACAGCACTGAGCGTGAGCGCATGATTGTGGATCAGATCAAGGCTATTGAAGCTAAGGAAAATGTCCAAGTCGATATTGACCCAGAACTCCTCAATGAAGTTCTCAACTTGGTCGAGTATCCAACTGCCTTTATGGGTCGCTTTGATGAGAAATATTTGGAGATTCCAGAAGAAGTGCTGGTAACATCTATGAAGAGCCATCAACGTTATTTCGTTGTCCGTGATCAGAAAGGCAAGCTCAGACCTAACTTTATCTCGGTGCGTAATGGTAATGATGTCGCTCTGGAAAACGTCGTCAAAGGCAATGAAAAAGTATTGGTGGCCCGCCTTGAAGATGGTGAATTTTTCTGGCATGAGGACCAAAAACTGCGTATTGAAGACCTTGTGACTAAGCTGTCACAGGTGACCTTCCATGAGAAGATCGGCTCTCTGGCTGAACACATGGCGCGTGTTGGTGTTATTGCGGACTATCTTTCAAAACTAGCAGAGCTTTCATCAGATGAGGCGGCAGCTGTTGCGCGTGCAGCTGCTATCTATAAGTTTGACCTTTTGACCGGCATGGTCGGCGAGTTTGATGAGCTGCAAGGCATTATGGGTGAGAAGTACGCTCTTCTTGCAGGTGAAGAAGAGGCCGTTGCGACAGCTATCCGTGAGCATTACCTGCCTGACTCAGCTGACGGTGACCTTCCAAAGACTAAGGTCGGTGCTGTTTTGGCCCTTGCTGATAAATTGGATACGCTTCTCAGCTTCTTCTCGGTTGGTCTCATCCCAAGCGGTTCTAATGACCCTTATGCTCTTCGTCGTGCGACGCAAGGGATTGTCCGCATTTTGGATGCCTTCGGCTGGACTATTGCGATGGATGAGTTGGTGGACAACCTCTATGGCCTTACTTTCGATAGCTTGACTT is a window from the Streptococcus criceti HS-6 genome containing:
- a CDS encoding acyl-CoA thioesterase; the encoded protein is MKGFTHKVQYYETDRMGITHHSNYVRWMEEARVYFLDEVGLPYDKLEADGIISPVTAVDCHYKATSTFADVIAIDISVRTLKGAKLGFDYVMTNQDGQLVCQAHSEHSFLDQAGRFVALKRVYPDFYTKVQDMINQD
- a CDS encoding Cof-type HAD-IIB family hydrolase: MIKLIAIDMDGTLLDNQKQLPQENIEALQKASQAGYDVVLCTGRCQSGVEPYARELGLGEDKEFAILNNGCSTFALKDWALVDYVTLSDQEVKELLDRVADYDNIYLTLTEQERFLVFADQVPEIVAYDASLIFTQAQTISWADFQAGHGRIFQAMIMGDCDALDRFHDENRSYFDQHFSHVRSQHYIVEALPKGTSKASGLKALAQQLGIDRSEIMALGDAANDLEMLKFAGHSVAMGNAADSVKAVCHHQTASNDQAGVAKAIYEYVLD
- a CDS encoding DUF4352 domain-containing protein is translated as MKKLKGCLSVIVLLMIIGAIGSAFGKDSRSSANTSSNSRVQKEVTDTIKSTKKKAGQKKTHKTYGIGDVVKVGNVEYTVNSVSQATSVGSEYFGETAQGVYLLVNITVKNNGKESLSVSDDFFKIYKGDTEYKSDSEASLYANDNTGFFLEEINPGNSVTSTVAIDVPQNIANAKGLQLQVQTGVWGTEKARINIQ
- the nagA gene encoding N-acetylglucosamine-6-phosphate deacetylase, giving the protein MATYLKADRFYYAHETKPAGYLELVDGRFGQWTESMPSAAQVLDYTGYQIAPGLVDTHIHGYAGHDVMDNSADGLRSISQHLPEAGVTSFLPTTLTASSQQLEDICATIADVSGSETGAKIQGIYFEGPYFTEKYKGAQNPSYMRNPSFEELERWQKAAKGLLRKIGLAPEREGTVDFIRKATASGVIVALGHSDATYQDAKRAVQAGASVWVHAYNGMSGLNHREPGMVGAVYNLDNTYAELICDGYHVSPVACQILLKQKGTGHVAMITDCMSAGGQPDGDYMLGELPVIVKDNTARLKDGGNLAGSILKLKDGLKNVVDWGIATPEEAVHMATYVPAKSVGLEEQCGQIKANLSADFIVLKDDMSLVATYINGEKVWGE
- a CDS encoding S-(hydroxymethyl)glutathione dehydrogenase/class III alcohol dehydrogenase: MKTRAAVAWAPNEPLKIEEVDLMMPKAHEVLVRITATGVCHTDAYTLSGQDSEGVFPCILGHEGAGIVEAVGEGVAEFQVGDHVIPLYTAECGKCEFCLSGKTNLCSSVRETQGRGLMPDETVRFYKDGQPIYHYMGTSTFSEHTVVADVSLVKVRDDAPLEEVCLLGCGVTTGMGAVLNTAKVEEDSTVSIFGLGGIGLAAIIGARMAKAGRIIAIDTNPDKFEKAKELGATDFVNPNDYDCPIQEVIIEMTNGGVDYSFECIGNVEVMRSALEACHKGWGESIIIGVAPAGAEIHTRPFQLVTGRVWRGSAFGGVKGKSDLPGIVDQYMDGEFALDDFITHTMPLEDINKAFDLMHEGKSIRTVIHY
- the fghA gene encoding S-formylglutathione hydrolase codes for the protein MKNLELISSNRSFGGQHQRYTHFSTSTQTQMTFAIYLPPQVERGKKVPVVYFLSGLTCTDENFSTKAGAQQWAAKYGLALVMPDTSPRGEDVADADSYDLGQGAGFYVNATQEPWAKHYQMYDYVAKELPELIEANFPVTDQRSIFGHSMGGHGALQIGLKNPEHYAAISALAPIVNPMEVSWGQKAFTAYLGEDKEAWEVYDSTRLLAQVDSDKCLPILIDQGLADGFYPEQLQPERFEAVAKERQLPVTLNLHEGYDHSYYFIASFVQEHLAFHAEHLGLGED
- a CDS encoding winged helix-turn-helix transcriptional regulator; the protein is MTPDTCPVKTTLSLISSKWKILIIYLLHNKGTQRYGQIKQELDNVSQKVLTESLRELERNGLISRRDHHQVPPKVEYTLTDIGEDLYPLLISLADWGENYSRLKAELSTS